CCGCTCGCATCGAGGAGCAGCGCCGTCTGTCCCGCGTCGACCAGCAGATCGGCGAAGAGATATTGGGGATCTTCGGCCTGCGCTTCCGACGGCAGCGTCGGAGCGAGCATGCCACCCGACGAGCGACGCACCGTCGCGAGCGCGTTCGACACATCGCTGCCCGCGCCGCCCGCCGCCGCTTTGCTGAGAAATCGCTCGGCATCCTCGAAGCGGCCCTGCTGGAAACAGACATAGCCCAGGCCCTTCATCGCGCCGAGATGCGCCGGCTTGATGCGCAGCACCGTTTCCCACTCTTCCATGGCGCGCGCGAAGTCGCGGCGATCGACCGCGATCCGCGCCACGAGATCGTGCGCATCGGCGTTCATCTGATGCCGATCGAGACCGCGCAGCGCGATCTTGAGCGCCACCTCGAGCTGTCCCTGCCGGCGCAACGCTTCGCCGAGTTGCAGGAACACCAGACTCGAAGGATCGCGCGCGAGCTCATCGCTCCACCGCCGGACGTCGTCAGCCATTGGGCCGCACCTCCAGCACGCGTTGGAGCTTGGCGATCGCATCGAGCGCATCGCGCGCATCGGCCGCCACCGGACCACTCGGCGACATCTTGAGCAGTTGCTCGACCGCGCTGCGCGCCGTGGTGAGATCCGCCGCGACGAAGCGAATGGTCGTCATCGGCAGACTCGGATCGTTGGCGGCGTACACCGGCGAATCCGGTGTCGCGCGCGTGGACTTGGCCGCTCCCGCAACGACGACACCCGTCGTCGCCAATCCGTACGCGATCTTCGCGATCTCGAATTCGTCGCGGCCGAGCGATGCCGCGATCGCTCGCAGATTCCGCTCGCCGTCGATCATCGTGAGCACCTGCCACTCGTGCGGCAAGAGATCGAGCATCGTGCCTTCGCGATCGTTCTCGACCGGCGCGAGCTCGGGCACCACGTCGAGATTCGGAATGACGTCGTCGATGCGCGACCATTCGTCGATGCGCCGCGCGCCCTCCATGAGCAGCGACTCCGTCGAGACGCTGATGCGCGTTTCCACCGCGATCTCGTCGCGTGGACGCTCGTCGAAACGGAAGAACCCTTCGCGCCACGACATGAGCTCGAACACCACGCTCTCGATCTGCAACCGAAGCTGCCGCTCGAGCTCGCGCTGCGTGATCGCGCCGATCTCGACGAGCAGATCGACGACATCCCGATTCGCGCGGCCGTTCTGCTGACACGACCGCGCGCGCGCGACGTCGGCTTCGCTGACGCGCCCCGCCTGCATCAGCGCCTCTTCGGTCGTCACCGGCTTGCTGCGAATGGTCGCCTGCACGACGCGGCCGTTGTCGAACGCCACGACGCCTTCGTCTTCGCGAAGATCCGAGGTGACGCGCAGCGTCCCCGTCTTCCGGCTCAAATCCAGAAGCTGGAAGACGTCGTGAATGCCGAGCTCGCGGAGCGGTCCTTCGATCGCCATGGCTATGCGGCTCCGCGCGCGCCGAAGACGCGTTGCAGGTCGTTCGCCGTGCGAATCTCGCGGCGCGCGCGACGGGCGTAGTCGCTCGTCGGCGCCAGCGCGAGCACTTTCTCCCACCGCTGCACCGCATCGCGATACCGGCGCTGCTCGGCGAGAATCGTCCCTTCGTGAAACAGCGCGCCAACGTGCGTCGGATCGAACCGCAGCACGCGCGCGAATGCGTGGATCGCATCGCGCTTCCGACCGAGGGTCAAGAGCGTCTCGCCGAGTCCGATCAACGCGTCGAAATGATAGGGATCGCGCTGCAGGAGATCGATCAACAGCGACAGCGCATCCGACGTCCGGCCAATGCGCCGCCGCAGGCCCGCCAGCTCGAGCGTGGCTTCAGCGTACGTCGGCACGGCATCGAGCGCCGCGACGAGCTCCTGCTCAGCTTCGCGCGTATTCCCCTTCGCCTCGAGGAGCTTGGCAAGATGGAAGCGCACGACGGCGAAATCCTGATCGAGCTCGAGCGCGTGACGGTACGCCGCGATCGCGCCTTCGTTGTCGCCGAGCGAACGCGCGATGTCGCCCACCTTTTGCTGCACGTCGGCCCGCATCGGCGCCACGCGCCGCGCGGCATCGAGCAGCGCCAGCGCCGCGGCGGGATCACCCGCTTCCGCACACGCCGTCGCCGCAAGCATGAGCACGTCGGGATCGTCACCGTGTTCGTCGAGCAGACGTTCCGCGATCGGGCGCGCCTCGAGCGCGCGTCCGAGTCGCACGAGCGACCAGGCTTCGCCCACACGCGCCGAACGGCGTGTGGAATCCAACCGCAGCGCTTCGCGATAGCGCTCGAGCGCTTCGCCGAACAATCCTTGTTTCGCGAACACGTCGCCGAGCAACGCCATGCCATCGGCGCGCGCGTGACCACGGCCGATCGCGCGATTGATCTCAGCGGACGCGCGGTCGTACAAGCCCTTCGACAGGTAATCGGCCGCCATCGCGAACGGCGACGCTTCCGTGCTGCGTGCAGGCGTCGGCGTGGCGGGCGTCGGCGCCGGCGTCAACTCCGTGAAGAGCGTGTCGAGGGACTGCGGATCGAAGTTGAAATCGGCGACGGCCGTATCGGTCGGACGCTCGCCGCCCAAATCCGGCTGGATCGAGAGATCGGGATCCTCGTACTCGACGTCCATCGCCAGCTCGAACTTCTGCGCGACGTAGTACGGATCGAGCTCCAAGGCGCGCTTCGTCTCACGCAACGCGCCCTCGAAGTCGCCGAGATTCGAGAGCGTGAAGCTCATGTTGTAATGCGCTTCGGCAAAGTCCGGACGCGCCTGAATCGAGCGGGCGAATGCATTGCGCGCATCCTCGAACTTGCGCAGCTCCGTCAGCACGAGGCCGATGCCGTTCCACGCGACGGGATGCTCCGCCTCGGTCGTGAGCACCTGGCGATACGCGTCGAGCGCGAGCGGAAAGCGCTTTCCGCGGCACAGGAGCAGCGCCAGGTTGAGGCGCGCCTTCACGAACGTCGGCTGCCCATCGAGCGCCTGCCGAAATGCCGCGATCGCGCCATCGACGTCGCCGCTGTGATACAGCGCGACCCCAAAATTGTTTTGCGCGATCGCATACCCCGGCTCGACATGCAGCGCACGCGCATAACTCTCGGCGGCTTCCGCGTAGCGGCCTTGTTGATGCAGCGCGACGCCGTGCTCGCTCCACAGCTTGGGGCTCTGCGACTGCCGGTGCAGAAGCTCCTCGTACACGGCGAGCGCCTCGTTCGGCTGTCGCATGAGCAAATGCACTTCGGCCATCGCCTGCAGCACGAGGTCCCGCTCTTCGCCGCGCTCCAACGCTTTCGCGTATTCGCGCAGCGCCTCGGCGTAGTAGCCCTTGCTGCGGAACGCGAGGCCGAGATTGTACTGCGCGAGCTGGCTTTCACCGCTGACCTGCAGCTCGCGCTTTGCGTCGGGCAGCTGCGCGGCATCCCGCGCGATCCCGCCTTGCCGCTGTTGATCGATCGCGAGATTGGCGTGCGCGCGGGACAGCGCCGGGTTGAGCTTGATCGCGCGCCGCGTGACGGCCTGCGCGTCGGTGTGCCGGCCGATGTCGCCGAGCACGAAGCCCATCAGATACAAGGCGTCGTGATTCTCGGGATTGAGCTCGATCGCGCGCTCGAGCGCGCGCAGCGCGTCGTCGTTCAGGCCGCGATGATACAGCACTTCGCCGAGCGTGAAATGCAGCAGCGAGCTGTCGGGATCGAGCGAGAGCGCGCGCTCGACGTACGACTGCGCGCGCTCGATGTCGCCCGACAGTTTCTCCGCCAGCGCGAGCTGCAGGAGCGCGCCGACGTCGGTCGGATTGAACTGGAGCAGCGACCGAAACTCTTCGGCCGCCTCGTCCTGCTGGCCGAGCAGCGAGAACGTGCGGCCGAGCTCCCAGC
Above is a window of Gemmatimonadaceae bacterium DNA encoding:
- a CDS encoding tetratricopeptide repeat protein, with the protein product MVLTSERDREVLRSFARRIDPSDAGAHNNLGVLYYNKGLYAEAVAAFMKALELDQKMEVAQRNLEVAYFNTGYYDTRIPELKDRLRLKPDDRDARWELGRTFSLLGQQDEAAEEFRSLLQFNPTDVGALLQLALAEKLSGDIERAQSYVERALSLDPDSSLLHFTLGEVLYHRGLNDDALRALERAIELNPENHDALYLMGFVLGDIGRHTDAQAVTRRAIKLNPALSRAHANLAIDQQRQGGIARDAAQLPDAKRELQVSGESQLAQYNLGLAFRSKGYYAEALREYAKALERGEERDLVLQAMAEVHLLMRQPNEALAVYEELLHRQSQSPKLWSEHGVALHQQGRYAEAAESYARALHVEPGYAIAQNNFGVALYHSGDVDGAIAAFRQALDGQPTFVKARLNLALLLCRGKRFPLALDAYRQVLTTEAEHPVAWNGIGLVLTELRKFEDARNAFARSIQARPDFAEAHYNMSFTLSNLGDFEGALRETKRALELDPYYVAQKFELAMDVEYEDPDLSIQPDLGGERPTDTAVADFNFDPQSLDTLFTELTPAPTPATPTPARSTEASPFAMAADYLSKGLYDRASAEINRAIGRGHARADGMALLGDVFAKQGLFGEALERYREALRLDSTRRSARVGEAWSLVRLGRALEARPIAERLLDEHGDDPDVLMLAATACAEAGDPAAALALLDAARRVAPMRADVQQKVGDIARSLGDNEGAIAAYRHALELDQDFAVVRFHLAKLLEAKGNTREAEQELVAALDAVPTYAEATLELAGLRRRIGRTSDALSLLIDLLQRDPYHFDALIGLGETLLTLGRKRDAIHAFARVLRFDPTHVGALFHEGTILAEQRRYRDAVQRWEKVLALAPTSDYARRARREIRTANDLQRVFGARGAA
- a CDS encoding DUF4388 domain-containing protein yields the protein MAIEGPLRELGIHDVFQLLDLSRKTGTLRVTSDLREDEGVVAFDNGRVVQATIRSKPVTTEEALMQAGRVSEADVARARSCQQNGRANRDVVDLLVEIGAITQRELERQLRLQIESVVFELMSWREGFFRFDERPRDEIAVETRISVSTESLLMEGARRIDEWSRIDDVIPNLDVVPELAPVENDREGTMLDLLPHEWQVLTMIDGERNLRAIAASLGRDEFEIAKIAYGLATTGVVVAGAAKSTRATPDSPVYAANDPSLPMTTIRFVAADLTTARSAVEQLLKMSPSGPVAADARDALDAIAKLQRVLEVRPNG
- a CDS encoding tetratricopeptide repeat protein, whose product is MADDVRRWSDELARDPSSLVFLQLGEALRRQGQLEVALKIALRGLDRHQMNADAHDLVARIAVDRRDFARAMEEWETVLRIKPAHLGAMKGLGYVCFQQGRFEDAERFLSKAAAGGAGSDVSNALATVRRSSGGMLAPTLPSEAQAEDPQYLFADLLVDAGQTALLLDASGYVMAGVYLDAEGTNVAQDVGAQLSGISDEVLRSARHLDIGDWKAITFETQAAVVAMAPGRDNSLMVVAASRATPLGLLRRLLERCADRAAVWLGVERNGGDRQ